The Sinomicrobium kalidii genome contains a region encoding:
- a CDS encoding endonuclease/exonuclease/phosphatase family protein, whose translation MKQKTQKSYGSYVALILILVNISVVFSQTMNVASYNLRYDNPSDSLNNWKFRKEVIAKLIRFHDFDIFGSQEGLQHQLDELEEELTAYAFIGVGRDDGKNKGEHSAIFYKTNKLDVLDKGDFWLSPETDYPNKGWDAVLPRICSWGRFRVKETGYEFYFFNVHFDHVGTVARKESARLILRKIKEIAKGNPVILTGDFNVDQNSPSYKILKSSEILADSYDLSPLKYGVQGTYNGFDVNSASGSRIDHVFVSGDFKVEKHGILTDSYKIREQNLEKLVNTGNYPKEIKLYGNKSRLPSDHYPVMVVLNNEKQ comes from the coding sequence ATGAAACAGAAAACACAAAAGTCTTATGGCAGTTATGTTGCATTGATATTGATTCTGGTCAATATATCTGTCGTTTTTTCACAAACCATGAATGTGGCAAGTTATAATCTGAGATACGATAATCCTTCGGATTCGCTCAATAACTGGAAATTCAGGAAAGAGGTCATCGCAAAACTGATACGTTTCCATGACTTTGACATTTTTGGCAGCCAGGAAGGATTGCAACACCAGTTGGATGAACTGGAAGAAGAGTTAACAGCTTATGCATTTATAGGTGTGGGGAGGGATGATGGAAAAAACAAGGGAGAACATTCGGCAATATTTTATAAGACAAACAAGCTGGATGTATTGGACAAGGGTGATTTCTGGCTCTCTCCGGAAACGGACTATCCGAATAAGGGCTGGGATGCAGTTTTGCCGCGTATCTGCTCCTGGGGGAGGTTCCGGGTAAAGGAAACAGGATACGAATTTTACTTTTTTAATGTGCACTTTGACCATGTGGGTACCGTGGCCCGAAAGGAAAGTGCCCGCCTTATCCTCCGGAAAATAAAGGAAATAGCCAAAGGGAACCCCGTGATCTTAACAGGAGATTTCAATGTTGACCAGAACAGCCCGAGTTACAAAATACTGAAGTCTTCGGAAATACTGGCCGACAGTTATGACCTTTCCCCGTTAAAATATGGTGTTCAGGGGACTTATAACGGTTTTGATGTTAATTCGGCAAGCGGAAGCAGGATAGATCATGTATTTGTATCCGGTGACTTTAAAGTGGAAAAGCACGGAATTCTGACAGATTCGTACAAGATCAGGGAACAGAACCTTGAAAAACTTGTCAATACCGGGAATTACCCGAAGGAAATAAAATTGTATGGAAATAAAAGCCGCCTTCCGTCCGACCACTACCCGGTGATGGTTGTACTGAACAACGAAAAACAATAA
- a CDS encoding basic secretory family protein, translating to MRKIICIAVLMVTMVPALAQNREVIRKKGKTLIFTNDDPGLKKEVRSGLIKNFFKVYPKLVRDFNPRATDTVRVKIDTAYNGVAYAHNGKVTISSRWLEKKPGDTDVITHEVMHLVQAYPPDSGPGWLTEGIADYVRYVYGVDNEKAGWSLPAYEPGHHYENSYRITARFLVWLTENRNKDIVPLLDEHMRNKTYSPELWKTYTSKSLDDLWTMYQASPEL from the coding sequence ATGAGAAAAATTATATGTATTGCGGTATTGATGGTTACCATGGTGCCCGCACTTGCGCAAAACAGGGAAGTCATTCGTAAAAAGGGAAAGACCCTCATCTTTACGAATGACGATCCCGGACTAAAGAAGGAAGTACGGTCCGGGCTCATAAAAAACTTTTTCAAGGTCTATCCGAAACTGGTAAGGGATTTTAATCCGCGGGCAACAGATACCGTACGTGTTAAAATAGACACTGCTTATAATGGCGTGGCCTATGCACATAACGGGAAGGTTACGATAAGTTCCCGGTGGCTGGAGAAAAAACCGGGAGACACAGATGTCATAACCCATGAAGTCATGCACCTTGTCCAGGCCTATCCGCCGGATAGCGGTCCGGGATGGCTTACCGAAGGTATTGCAGATTATGTACGCTATGTTTATGGTGTTGACAATGAAAAAGCGGGTTGGTCACTGCCCGCTTATGAACCCGGGCATCATTATGAGAATAGCTACCGGATCACCGCCCGTTTTCTGGTATGGCTCACCGAAAACCGGAATAAGGATATAGTGCCTCTCCTGGATGAACATATGCGAAATAAAACGTATTCCCCCGAATTGTGGAAAACCTATACCTCAAAAAGCCTGGACGATCTCTGGACAATGTATCAGGCATCTCCGGAATTATAA
- a CDS encoding DeoR/GlpR family DNA-binding transcription regulator has protein sequence MLKEERKQFILNEVRIHNRVLLTDIAELVKVSVDTVRRDIKELHDEKKLKKVHGGAISLGFYNYNTPGKKVYSIEKKSHIARKAIRLLKSGQVILLSGGTTNLELARLLPPGLSVTCFTPSLSIANELLTKQNTEVILIGGKLSKNSRIAVGGTAINMLSDIKVDICFLGTNSIDVGHGLTEFDWEIVEMKKAMIRASKKVVSPSISEKLNTIQRYKICDIEDIDILITELEPDNEVLERFGNSNIVLL, from the coding sequence ATGTTAAAGGAAGAAAGGAAACAATTTATCCTGAACGAAGTAAGGATACACAACAGGGTGCTTCTCACCGATATTGCCGAATTGGTGAAAGTTTCCGTAGACACGGTACGCAGGGACATCAAGGAACTCCACGATGAAAAAAAGCTCAAGAAGGTCCACGGCGGCGCCATATCCCTTGGCTTTTACAATTACAATACACCGGGGAAAAAAGTATATTCGATTGAAAAAAAGTCCCATATAGCTCGGAAAGCAATACGGCTGCTCAAAAGCGGACAGGTAATTTTGCTCAGTGGGGGAACGACCAACCTGGAACTGGCCAGGCTTTTACCTCCCGGGCTTTCCGTCACCTGTTTTACGCCCAGCCTCTCCATAGCCAATGAATTGCTAACAAAACAGAATACAGAGGTTATCCTCATTGGGGGAAAACTATCCAAAAACTCCCGTATCGCCGTAGGCGGAACAGCAATAAACATGCTTTCCGACATTAAGGTGGACATTTGTTTCCTGGGTACGAATTCCATCGATGTAGGGCACGGCCTGACCGAATTTGACTGGGAGATCGTGGAAATGAAAAAGGCCATGATCCGGGCATCGAAAAAGGTGGTCTCCCCTTCCATTTCTGAAAAACTCAATACCATTCAACGCTATAAGATCTGTGATATCGAAGACATAGACATCCTTATTACAGAACTGGAACCGGACAATGAAGTATTGGAAAGGTTCGGGAACAGTAATATTGTACTGTTGTAA